In Conger conger chromosome 12, fConCon1.1, whole genome shotgun sequence, one DNA window encodes the following:
- the LOC133141800 gene encoding uncharacterized protein LOC133141800 isoform X2, whose protein sequence is MEGKEFWTRPKVEQLCELWKTKASLYNPDHEYPDRWQKRRDSEEIAQHLGTTVRELLKKMKNLRTQYGRERRKTCFSLADNCDVSSSKWYLLSMLRFLDQSDASASSVETTDCTFHEIIVEVMDDVPDPPRSGQTVAVARKRMRPANEDVSDVGSGKERDALDIFGKFVASELRLMENVQMQRQARLRIQKVLLDVQLGSAVPTPLHHEYSLINTPSSN, encoded by the exons ATGGAAGGAAAAGAGTTCTGGACCCGTCCGAAAGTAGAGCAGCTCTGTGAACTATGGAAAACAAAGGCCTCGCTGTACAACCCAGATCATGAATACCCTGACAGGTGGCAGAAAAGACGCGATTCTGAAGAAATTGCTCAACATTTAGGCACAACTG TAAGAGAGCTcctgaaaaaaatgaagaatttaAGAACTCAATATGGCAGAGAGAGACGAAAGACCTGCTTTTCCCTTGCCGACAACTGTGATGTGTCTTCATCCAAGTGGTACCTGCTGTCTATGCTGAGATTTCTGGATCAGTCGGATGCCTCCGCCTCTAGTGTAGAG ACGACCGACTGTACATTTCATGAGATCATTGTGGAGGTAATGGACGATGTGCCGGACCCACCAAGGAGTGGTCAAACCGTGGCTGTTGCCAGAAAGCGGATGAGGCCGGCCAACGAAGATGTATCGGACGTCGGAAGCGGCAAGGAGCGAGACGCCCTCGATATCTTCGGCAAATTTGTAGCTTCGGAACTGAGGCTTATGGAAAACGTACAGATGCAGAGACAGGCGAGACTCCGTATCCAGAAGGTTCTGTTGGATGTGCAGTTGGGATCGGCGGTTCCTACCCCCCTCCATCACGAGTACAGCCTGATAAACACGCCAAGCAGCAATTAA
- the LOC133141800 gene encoding uncharacterized protein LOC133141800 isoform X1, which yields MEGKEFWTRPKVEQLCELWKTKASLYNPDHEYPDRWQKRRDSEEIAQHLGTTVRELLKKMKNLRTQYGRERRKTCFSLADNCDVSSSKWYLLSMLRFLDQSDASASSVEAVQAKTPQWEEQVAVTALHNQEQQSGATFSGTTDCTFHEIIVEVMDDVPDPPRSGQTVAVARKRMRPANEDVSDVGSGKERDALDIFGKFVASELRLMENVQMQRQARLRIQKVLLDVQLGSAVPTPLHHEYSLINTPSSN from the exons ATGGAAGGAAAAGAGTTCTGGACCCGTCCGAAAGTAGAGCAGCTCTGTGAACTATGGAAAACAAAGGCCTCGCTGTACAACCCAGATCATGAATACCCTGACAGGTGGCAGAAAAGACGCGATTCTGAAGAAATTGCTCAACATTTAGGCACAACTG TAAGAGAGCTcctgaaaaaaatgaagaatttaAGAACTCAATATGGCAGAGAGAGACGAAAGACCTGCTTTTCCCTTGCCGACAACTGTGATGTGTCTTCATCCAAGTGGTACCTGCTGTCTATGCTGAGATTTCTGGATCAGTCGGATGCCTCCGCCTCTAGTGTAGAG GCTGTACAGGCAAAGACACCGCAGTGGGAAGAACAAGTTGCTGTGACTGCCCTTCACAATCAAGAGCAGCAATCTGGAGCAACCTTCAGTGGG ACGACCGACTGTACATTTCATGAGATCATTGTGGAGGTAATGGACGATGTGCCGGACCCACCAAGGAGTGGTCAAACCGTGGCTGTTGCCAGAAAGCGGATGAGGCCGGCCAACGAAGATGTATCGGACGTCGGAAGCGGCAAGGAGCGAGACGCCCTCGATATCTTCGGCAAATTTGTAGCTTCGGAACTGAGGCTTATGGAAAACGTACAGATGCAGAGACAGGCGAGACTCCGTATCCAGAAGGTTCTGTTGGATGTGCAGTTGGGATCGGCGGTTCCTACCCCCCTCCATCACGAGTACAGCCTGATAAACACGCCAAGCAGCAATTAA
- the LOC133105606 gene encoding galactosylceramide sulfotransferase-like gives MAVRCQRQCRSLGRRLLLGVLLTSLSVLLYSLSALTHQRHPQEMVPPSCAQHPPPEQEPPLSNTSLGPARACRPKVDIMFLKTHKTASSTLLNILFRFGEKHGLRFALPHGRNDFFYPQPFVRWRVEGYQQGLCFNIVCNHMRFDAAEVGRLLPPHAAYITILRDPAHVFESSFHYYGRLVPLTWTIPGRDKMAEFLRQPRRYYRPAGYNAFYLRNLLLFDLGYDHTLGPEDSRLGPAIRHIEQRFQLVLLAEHFEESLVLLRHALCWEVEDLQFFRLNARRPAAVSRLSAEQRERARRWNGADWRLYRHFNASFWARVEAFGPARMEREVQELQERNRRMADACIEGGVAVGRGSIRDAYMQPWQPVGESSILGYNLRRDVDEAQRLLCLRMLTPEIQYLSLLGGDLWITHLWAHIRQLINW, from the exons ATGGCTGTAAGGTGTCAGAGGCAATGCAGGTCATTGGGCAGAAGGTTACTTCTGGGAGTCCTGCTGACCAGCCTATCAGTGCTGCTGTACAGCCTTTCTGCACTAACTCACCAGCGCCACCCACAGGA GATGGTGCCCCCCTCCTGTGCACAACACCCACCACCTGAACAAGAACCGCCCCTCTCCAACACCTCCCTGGGGCCGGCAAGAGCCTGCAGGCCGAAGGTGGACATCATGTTCTTGAAGACTCACAAGACAGCCAGCAGCACGCTGCTCAACATCCTGTTCCGCTTCGGAGAGAAGCACGGCCTCAGGTTCGCGCTGCCGCACGGCCGCAATGACTTCTTCTACCCCCAGCCGTTTGTGCGCTGGCGGGTGGAGGGCTACCAGCAGGGGCTCTGCTTCAACATCGTCTGCAACCACATGCGCTTCGACGCTGCCGAGGTCGGGCGCCTGCTGCCCCCTCACGCCGCCTACATCACCATCCTGCGCGACCCCGCCCACGTCTTCGAATCCTCCTTCCACTATTACGGCCGGCTGGTGCCCCTCACCTGGACCATCCCGGGCCGGGACAAGATGGCCGAATTCTTGCGGCAGCCCCGCCGTTACTACCGTCCTGCTGGTTACAACGCCTTCTACCTGCGCAACCTGCTTCTCTTCGACCTGGGCTACGACCACACCCTGGGGCCGGAGGACTCCCGGCTGGGGCCGGCCATCCGCCACATCGAGCAGCGCTTCCAGCTGGTGCTGCTGGCCGAGCACTTTGAGGAGTCGCTGGTGCTGCTCAGACACGCCCTCTGCTGGGAGGTGGAGGACCTGCAGTTCTTCAGGCTGAACGCGCGGCGGCCGGCCGCCGTGTCGCGGCTGAGCGCGGAGCAGAGGGAGCGTGCCCGGCGCTGGAACGGCGCCGACTGGCGGCTCTACCGCCACTTCAACGCCAGCTTCTGGGCGCGGGTGGAGGCGTTCGGGCCGGCCCGCATGGAGCGGGAGgtgcaggagctgcaggagaggaACCGGCGCATGGCGGACGCCTGCATCGAGGGCGGCGTCGCCGTGGGGCGTGGCAGTATCCGCGACGCGTACATGCAGCCCTGGCAGCCGGTCGGGGAGAGCTCCATCCTGGGGTACAACCTCCGTCGGGATGTGGACGAGGCGCAGCGACTGCTTTGCCTCCGCATGCTCACCCCGGAGATACAGTACCTCTCCCTGCTGGGCGGGGACCTCTGGATCACCCATCTCTGGGCTCACATCCGCCAGCTCATCAACTGGTAA
- the hspb9l gene encoding heat shock protein beta-11, with product MLCPRVFQPSYGPLMDFHWPVHSLWPETRPLFYQMEQEMIRHMQEMKQSLEFMEQLHRKIFDEIDPLPAQTLGVQPISFTSDNEGGHFALTLDTKDFSPEELTVKQVGRKLRVCGKTEKKQEDGKGSYSYKRQEFRQEFDLPEGVNPSVVTCSLLDGQLRVQAPRGALPDSSERVVPIDCVPSVKTPKPISSESDDNVTTMDSSKD from the coding sequence ATGCTGTGCCCCCGAGTATTCCAGCCTTCCTACGGTCCACTGATGGACTTCCACTGGCCCGTACACAGCCTCTGGCCAGAGACACGGCCTCTCTTCTACCAGATGGAGCAAGAGATGATCAGACACATGCAGGAGATGAAGCAAAGCTTAGAGTTCATGGAGCAGCTTCACAGGAAGATTTTCGATGAGATCGATCCACTTCCAGCCCAGACTTTGGGTGTCCAGCCAATCTCGTTCACCTCAGACAATGAGGGAGGCCATTTTGCCCTGACACTGGACACTAAGGACTTCTCACCAGAGGAGCTGACTGTCAAGCAGGTGGGAAGGAAGCTACGGGTGTGTGGGAAGACGGAGAAGAAGCAGGAGGATGGAAAGGGCTCCTACTCCTATAAAAGGCAGGAGTTCAGACAGGAGTTTGATCTGCCTGAAGGTGTCAACCCCAGTGTGGTGACATGCTCCCTGTTGGACGGCCAGCTCCGGGTACAGGCTCCCAGGGGGGCACTGCCCGATAGCTCTGAGAGAGTGGTGCCCATTGACTGTGTACCTTCTGTGAAGACCCCAAAACCAATCAGCTCAGAGAGTGATGATAATGTCACTACAATGGACTCCTCCAAGGACTGA